The following is a genomic window from Patescibacteria group bacterium.
TGATCTGATAAATTACGTTGCTTTAAATATTCACGCGCTTTCTCGGCTTGTGCAGTTTTTAATAAAACTTGATGATAAAAATTGGCAGCCTGAGAGCACACGTCCATCAATTGCGTACGTTGATTGACCACCTCTGGATTATCACGTTTAATTTCTACACCAGCTTTGTTGGCTAAAATTTTTAAAGCCTCGGCGAATTCAATGCCTTCAATTTTTTTAATAAATTCGAACATATCTCCGCCAGCGCCACAACCAAAACAATGCCAAATTTGACGATCAGGTGAAACAAAAAAAGACGGCGTTTTTTCTTTATGAAATGGACAAGGTGATTTCCAGTTCGCGCCGACCTGTTTTAAATTAGGTACGTATTCACGCACGACATCAATTAAATCCAATTTGTTTTTTATTTCATCAACGGTTTCTGACATAAATTATAAATTATCAAGTGGGCTTTTAACTCGCGACAAAACATTGGCCGCCACCTGAGTATAAATTTGAGTAGTCTTTAAATTTTTATGGCCCAACAATTCCTGGATATATCTTATATCATTTCCCGCTTCAAGTAAATGGGTAGCAAAAGAATGACGTAAAGTGTGACAAGAAACTGATTTACAGATACCGGCTAATTTGGCCGCGTCTCTAACTATTTTTTCGGCACTAGTCGGACTTAAATGCTTATTTTCGCCCCGACTAGTAAACAAAAAATCATTAGCGTTTTTAAGTTTAAATTGATTTTTTAATTCTGGGATGAGCTTGTTAGCTAAATTAACATATCTGTCCTTACGACCTTTGCCAGCCACAACCTTTAACACTTTTCTATCTAAATCAATATCTCGCATTTTAATTTTAATTACCTCACTAACCCTTAAGCCTGTGGCATACATTAAAGATATTAAAAATTTATGCTTACGATTTTGAGTTAAATCAATCATTTTTTTAATTTCGGCCTGGCTCAAGACTGTGGGTAATTTTT
Proteins encoded in this region:
- a CDS encoding tyrosine-type recombinase/integrase codes for the protein MKQSQNYYPSQDPMLKLERELKLRGFSPRTIKAYLYYNKNFLNYASKNPRDINNEDIKRYLDFLIKKNLSSSTLNLIINSLKFYYKQILNRRFFYKIKHVKKDKKLPTVLSQAEIKKMIDLTQNRKHKFLISLMYATGLRVSEVIKIKMRDIDLDRKVLKVVAGKGRKDRYVNLANKLIPELKNQFKLKNANDFLFTSRGENKHLSPTSAEKIVRDAAKLAGICKSVSCHTLRHSFATHLLEAGNDIRYIQELLGHKNLKTTQIYTQVAANVLSRVKSPLDNL